In Pseudanabaena sp. BC1403, the following are encoded in one genomic region:
- a CDS encoding type IV pilin-like G/H family protein encodes MDNTNEHTEVIPKTLGHRRFLWALVGVIPLGVGLCFVQVPISCACGNRAPYITDDFVRAQQAYFEEHKKFGKSYEDLKILGALLTTTVRYEYSFEVEQDRAFIYATPQVVPNDFFRLGLTTAKIPGVVSAVIYDAKQKATVKVTCLAEDSTSGRPPKPVFDGKDLICGAGFRKYL; translated from the coding sequence TAGGTCACAGACGTTTTTTGTGGGCTTTGGTAGGTGTAATTCCCCTCGGAGTTGGTTTGTGTTTTGTCCAAGTACCAATTAGTTGTGCTTGTGGAAATCGAGCACCGTATATAACAGATGATTTTGTCAGAGCGCAACAGGCATATTTTGAAGAACATAAAAAATTCGGGAAATCATATGAGGATTTGAAAATATTAGGAGCACTACTTACAACAACAGTCCGTTATGAATACTCATTTGAAGTTGAACAAGATCGAGCATTCATTTATGCAACTCCACAAGTTGTCCCAAATGATTTCTTCCGCTTAGGACTAACTACTGCAAAAATTCCTGGTGTGGTTAGTGCAGTCATTTATGATGCCAAGCAAAAAGCAACGGTTAAGGTGACCTGTCTCGCAGAAGACTCTACATCTGGCAGACCTCCTAAACCTGTTTTTGACGGTAAAGACTTGATCTGTGGCGCAGGTTTTAGAAAGTATTTATAA
- a CDS encoding MEKHLA domain-containing protein, translated as MNTNNSEPWLQKELLQHIQLLLDSFHHWTGDTLIPITDHQSPVEIANLLFNADFVLVSHGTQADPILNYGNQKALDLWKMDWHSFISTPSRYTAEVMERSEREQLLAQAKSQGYISNYRGIRIASTGDRFYIDQAIIWNVVDEDGKPWGQAATFRDWEAI; from the coding sequence ATGAATACAAATAACTCTGAACCTTGGTTACAAAAAGAACTATTACAACATATCCAGTTATTACTGGATAGTTTTCATCATTGGACTGGCGATACTCTAATACCAATAACCGATCACCAATCACCAGTAGAAATAGCAAATTTACTATTTAATGCAGATTTTGTTTTAGTTTCTCATGGCACTCAAGCCGATCCGATTCTTAACTATGGCAATCAAAAGGCACTCGATTTATGGAAGATGGATTGGCACTCTTTTATCTCAACGCCATCACGATATACGGCTGAGGTAATGGAACGCAGCGAAAGAGAACAACTTTTAGCACAAGCAAAATCTCAAGGATATATTAGTAATTATCGTGGGATCAGGATTGCGAGTACAGGCGATCGCTTCTACATAGATCAAGCGATTATCTGGAATGTAGTAGACGAAGATGGGAAACCGTGGGGGCAAGCTGCAACTTTTCGAGACTGGGAAGCAATTTAA
- a CDS encoding DUF4079 domain-containing protein produces MIVAIPEPFKTVVTFAHPLLMLLTLLLALYAGYVGWQYRKIRSAEGEEKKALIAKRYNILHHKLGSVFLVLMVAGAVGGMAVTYNDNGKLFVGAHLLAGLGLAFLAALSAAFAPILQQGKEWARVAHITVNTALIGVFAWQTFTGWQIVQRILEQMFKAA; encoded by the coding sequence ATGATTGTCGCAATCCCTGAACCATTTAAAACAGTGGTGACCTTTGCTCACCCACTGCTGATGCTCTTAACTTTACTTTTGGCTCTTTATGCAGGTTATGTCGGCTGGCAATATCGCAAAATTCGCAGCGCCGAGGGAGAAGAGAAAAAAGCTCTGATCGCCAAACGATACAATATTCTGCATCACAAGCTTGGATCGGTATTTTTGGTGCTAATGGTAGCGGGCGCTGTTGGCGGTATGGCTGTTACCTATAACGATAATGGCAAGTTATTTGTGGGAGCGCATTTGTTAGCTGGTCTAGGTTTGGCATTTTTAGCAGCCCTGTCCGCTGCTTTTGCACCAATATTACAACAGGGCAAAGAATGGGCGAGGGTAGCTCATATCACTGTAAATACTGCTTTGATTGGTGTTTTTGCATGGCAAACCTTTACAGGTTGGCAAATCGTACAGAGAATTTTAGAGCAAATGTTCAAAGCTGCCTAA
- a CDS encoding YajQ family cyclic di-GMP-binding protein produces the protein MASSYSFDVVSDFDHQELVNAIDQTRREIVSRYDLKSTKTEVELEKESITINTNSEMTLTAVVDVMQSKAIKRGLSLKIFDYGEIDSASGNRVVQIIKLKKGIEQDQAKKLSKIIRDAFPKAQASIQGDALRVTSKSKDELQEIIQLVKAEDFPLALQFTNYR, from the coding sequence ATGGCTTCCAGTTATTCATTCGATGTGGTTAGCGATTTTGATCATCAAGAGCTTGTCAATGCGATCGATCAAACACGCCGTGAAATAGTCAGTCGCTATGACTTAAAAAGTACCAAAACAGAAGTTGAACTTGAAAAAGAATCGATAACTATTAACACTAATAGTGAAATGACGCTCACTGCGGTGGTTGATGTGATGCAATCTAAAGCGATCAAACGAGGCTTATCTCTAAAAATCTTTGACTACGGCGAAATCGATTCTGCTAGCGGTAATCGAGTCGTGCAAATTATTAAGCTAAAAAAGGGTATTGAACAGGATCAAGCAAAAAAACTTTCTAAAATTATTCGTGATGCTTTCCCAAAAGCTCAAGCTTCTATCCAAGGCGATGCTTTACGGGTTACTTCCAAATCAAAAGACGAACTCCAAGAAATCATTCAACTCGTAAAAGCAGAAGACTTTCCCCTCGCACTTCAATTCACGAACTATCGTTAA
- a CDS encoding aldo/keto reductase encodes MRYRRFGKTEMLLSVFSLGAMRYMESAENAHQTIARALEVGINHIETAQGYGKSEEFIGKAMRNGLSKQRDRFYLTTKISPTKDADSMRRQIEQSLKKLNVDYIDNFDIHGINLQEHLDLVTDPNGCMKAVREAVDQKMIGHVGFSTHAPLDVILNTINTDLFESINLHYYFFNQRNAAAVQLAHEKDMGVFIISPSDKGGMLYSPSEELASVSYPFTALYMCDRFLLSDPRVHTLSLGAANPTEIDSHQDAWDNDEPMSELEQAVLDCINRRYTILEGDRCSQCYECLPCPEDINIPEVLRLRNLAVSFDMVEFGKYRYKMFENAGHWFPGRKAIRCTDCGDCLPRCPENLDIPSLLRDTHDRLNSGEGKRLWE; translated from the coding sequence ATGCGCTACCGTCGTTTTGGCAAAACTGAGATGCTCCTATCAGTCTTTTCATTAGGAGCGATGCGCTATATGGAGTCAGCAGAGAACGCCCATCAAACGATCGCACGAGCGCTAGAAGTTGGCATCAATCATATTGAAACTGCTCAAGGCTACGGCAAGAGTGAAGAATTTATCGGTAAGGCGATGCGAAATGGATTGAGTAAACAACGCGATCGCTTTTATCTAACTACTAAAATTTCGCCAACCAAAGATGCTGATTCCATGCGTCGCCAGATCGAACAGTCCCTCAAAAAGCTGAATGTGGACTATATCGATAACTTTGATATTCATGGAATTAACTTACAAGAGCATCTTGATCTAGTCACAGATCCAAATGGCTGCATGAAAGCAGTTAGAGAAGCAGTCGATCAAAAAATGATTGGTCATGTCGGATTCTCCACCCATGCACCCCTTGATGTAATTCTCAATACGATCAACACCGATTTATTTGAATCGATCAACTTACATTATTATTTTTTCAATCAACGTAACGCCGCCGCCGTGCAATTAGCCCATGAGAAAGATATGGGTGTATTCATCATCTCGCCATCGGATAAAGGCGGAATGCTATATAGCCCTTCAGAAGAATTAGCAAGCGTAAGTTATCCATTTACGGCTCTCTATATGTGCGATCGCTTCCTGCTTAGCGATCCCCGTGTGCATACTCTCAGCCTTGGCGCAGCAAATCCCACCGAAATTGACTCGCATCAAGATGCATGGGACAACGATGAGCCAATGTCCGAGTTAGAGCAAGCAGTTCTCGATTGCATTAATCGCCGCTACACAATCTTGGAAGGCGATCGCTGTTCCCAGTGTTATGAATGCTTGCCTTGCCCTGAAGATATCAATATTCCTGAAGTGTTACGCCTCAGAAATTTAGCCGTCAGTTTTGATATGGTGGAATTTGGCAAGTATCGTTACAAAATGTTTGAAAATGCGGGGCATTGGTTTCCCGGACGTAAAGCTATTCGCTGCACTGACTGTGGCGATTGTTTACCACGCTGTCCAGAAAACTTAGATATTCCTAGTCTTTTACGTGATACTCACGATCGTCTCAATAGTGGTGAAGGCAAGCGCCTATGGGAATAA
- a CDS encoding ABC transporter permease — translation MNFSLNISLSLGRVWAIATNVFRETVREQVLYLSLLYTVILVSAMLMLPEFSYDSSAKMIVDVGIAAIEVVSLIVAVLVGTNLINKEIDKRTIFILIAKPMHRTEFVLGKHLGLTAVIGALVSIMTVIFIALMAIKNIPIPIPAILTANFFIFWQIMLLGAIAIFFGSFSGSLIASLLTLAAYLIGNFSRDLLLLGEISKNPSLQTVTRTFYMILPDLSRANLKNEAVYNILPSFLDMFNNGVYILSYALLTLAIAILIFGRRQF, via the coding sequence ATGAACTTTAGCCTGAATATTAGTCTAAGTTTAGGTCGCGTTTGGGCGATCGCTACCAATGTATTTCGCGAAACCGTGCGCGAACAGGTACTTTACTTATCTTTGCTATATACCGTGATCTTGGTTTCAGCGATGCTGATGCTGCCAGAGTTTTCCTATGACTCATCGGCAAAGATGATCGTTGATGTTGGTATCGCGGCGATCGAGGTAGTGAGTTTGATTGTGGCGGTATTGGTTGGCACAAATCTCATTAATAAAGAGATCGATAAGCGCACAATTTTTATTTTAATTGCCAAGCCAATGCACCGCACTGAATTTGTGTTAGGCAAGCATCTAGGCTTAACTGCTGTGATTGGGGCGTTGGTGTCAATTATGACTGTTATCTTTATTGCCCTGATGGCAATCAAAAACATTCCAATCCCGATTCCTGCGATTCTCACCGCTAACTTTTTTATCTTTTGGCAAATTATGCTGCTAGGGGCGATCGCAATTTTCTTTGGTTCCTTTTCAGGTTCGCTAATTGCTTCTTTGCTGACCCTAGCCGCCTATTTAATCGGAAATTTTAGTCGTGATTTGTTGCTACTGGGTGAGATTTCTAAAAATCCTAGTTTGCAGACAGTAACGCGAACTTTTTATATGATTTTGCCCGACTTATCCCGTGCTAACCTCAAAAACGAAGCAGTTTATAATATTCTGCCAAGCTTTTTAGATATGTTTAATAATGGGGTTTATATATTGAGTTATGCCTTGTTGACCTTGGCGATCGCGATTCTCATCTTCGGTCGTCGTCAGTTCTAA
- a CDS encoding inositol monophosphatase family protein — translation MKNWQTILPFIQELTRQVGDHLLADFEQARVAIAKDDGSLVTKSDRWADAYIKAALEKEFPEYGVLTEESTQVLPDREWAWVVDPLDGTTNFARGIPIWGISLGLLHRGIPVFGYVAIPPLHQNIYGWSDEHGSAAFFNDQPINLPEASPDPDALGNYFFSACSRSLEKMGRSKFPFKLRMLGVASYNILTVAIGSTIGAVEATPKIWDIAAVWVILKAIGAVWVPLESSQNIFPLEMGKDYSSRSFPTLVVSHPELLPMAQEITKPFF, via the coding sequence ATGAAAAACTGGCAAACAATTCTTCCCTTTATCCAAGAGTTAACTAGGCAAGTGGGCGATCACCTGCTTGCAGATTTTGAACAGGCGCGAGTAGCGATCGCTAAGGACGATGGCAGCCTTGTGACGAAAAGCGATCGCTGGGCGGATGCCTATATCAAAGCTGCACTCGAAAAAGAGTTTCCTGAATATGGGGTATTAACTGAAGAATCAACCCAAGTTTTGCCAGATCGTGAATGGGCTTGGGTCGTCGATCCCCTTGATGGGACGACCAATTTTGCAAGGGGAATTCCGATTTGGGGCATATCTTTGGGACTATTGCATCGCGGCATACCAGTTTTTGGTTATGTAGCAATACCACCGTTACACCAAAATATCTATGGCTGGTCAGATGAGCATGGTTCAGCGGCATTTTTTAATGACCAGCCGATTAATTTGCCTGAAGCTTCGCCAGATCCTGATGCGCTCGGCAATTATTTTTTTAGTGCCTGTTCTCGCAGCCTCGAAAAAATGGGTCGCTCGAAGTTCCCTTTTAAACTGCGGATGTTGGGTGTAGCTAGCTATAACATTTTGACGGTTGCGATCGGCTCCACTATTGGCGCAGTGGAAGCTACTCCCAAGATTTGGGATATTGCTGCTGTTTGGGTGATTCTGAAAGCGATCGGTGCAGTCTGGGTTCCTTTAGAATCATCCCAAAATATCTTTCCATTAGAAATGGGGAAAGATTATAGTAGCCGCAGTTTCCCCACATTAGTGGTAAGCCATCCTGAACTCTTGCCAATGGCGCAGGAAATAACAAAACCTTTTTTCTAA
- a CDS encoding M28 family peptidase — translation MKNLQNRLLEYLEKLVIERNPYYASAGHLFAREYIRSHFAKFGEVVTHEFEVNGNKHQNLILNIAADTQKQRSPLIIGAHYDTVPACVGADDNGSGVAVLLELAEYFSTNPLKYPIQLIAFDMEEYGLSGSHAYANKLKNEKQKIRLMISLEMLGYCDRSPNSQHYPASLDKFYPNTGDFIGLIGSIPTIPDLIHLQHHMKSTVPCEWLPAGWRGLVIPDTRRSDHAPFWDAGYKALMVTDTANMRNPHYHKSSDRLETLDLEFLTNVCQGLIVGIKALK, via the coding sequence ATGAAAAATCTCCAAAATCGGTTACTTGAATATCTTGAAAAACTAGTAATAGAGCGCAATCCCTACTATGCATCGGCTGGACATTTATTTGCTAGGGAATATATCCGATCGCATTTTGCTAAATTCGGTGAAGTAGTCACCCATGAGTTTGAAGTCAATGGGAATAAACATCAGAACTTAATTCTAAATATTGCCGCTGATACCCAGAAGCAGCGATCGCCTTTGATTATTGGCGCACATTACGACACGGTTCCTGCTTGTGTGGGTGCAGATGACAATGGATCTGGAGTTGCTGTACTTCTCGAACTCGCCGAATATTTTTCAACAAATCCTCTCAAATATCCTATCCAATTAATCGCCTTTGATATGGAGGAATATGGGTTATCTGGAAGTCATGCTTATGCAAACAAACTTAAGAATGAAAAACAAAAAATACGCCTGATGATTTCTCTGGAAATGTTGGGATATTGCGATCGCAGTCCAAATTCGCAACATTATCCCGCAAGCTTAGATAAGTTCTATCCTAACACTGGTGATTTTATTGGCTTGATAGGGAGCATTCCGACAATTCCCGATCTCATCCATTTACAACATCACATGAAATCAACTGTGCCTTGTGAATGGCTTCCTGCGGGTTGGCGTGGCTTAGTCATCCCCGATACTCGTCGTAGCGATCATGCGCCTTTTTGGGATGCTGGTTACAAAGCTCTGATGGTTACTGACACTGCAAATATGCGAAATCCTCATTACCATAAAAGTAGCGATCGCCTTGAAACACTAGATTTAGAATTTCTCACTAATGTTTGCCAAGGTCTCATTGTTGGCATAAAGGCTCTAAAGTAA
- the serS gene encoding serine--tRNA ligase, which translates to MLDIKLVRSQPEQVQARLNSRGKGYDISRLVELEQEVRALETQRSHLQAESNDIGKQVGIKMKAGAPESEIQALKARSPEVKQQLAELEPKERALREESNAILMTLPNLPSETTPIGANETENVEVRHWGDEYKSDRTDILPHWEIGEKLGILNFERAVKIAQARFVNLIGAGAALERALIQFMLNTHTANGYVEVAPPLLVNTASMTGTGQLPKFAEDLFKCAEDELWLIPTAEVPITNLYRDEIFDGENLPVHHCAYTPCFRREAGSYGRDTRGLIRLHQFNKVELVKFVLPENSSEEHEKLVRDAESILQALKLPYRLVELCTGDIGFGAAKCYDLEVWLPTANTYREISSCSNFHDFQARRANIRFKSKGKKGTEFLHTLNGSGLAVGRTMSAILENYQQPDGRILIPEVLQPLMNKEYL; encoded by the coding sequence GTGTTAGACATTAAGCTCGTGCGATCGCAGCCAGAACAGGTGCAAGCTCGCCTCAACAGTCGAGGCAAAGGTTACGACATTAGTAGATTGGTCGAACTAGAGCAGGAAGTCCGTGCACTTGAAACTCAGCGATCGCATTTGCAAGCCGAAAGCAACGACATCGGTAAGCAAGTTGGCATCAAAATGAAAGCTGGTGCGCCAGAATCAGAAATCCAAGCATTAAAAGCGCGATCGCCTGAAGTCAAACAGCAGCTAGCGGAACTAGAACCTAAGGAAAGAGCGCTCCGAGAAGAAAGCAATGCCATTTTAATGACTTTGCCAAATTTGCCTAGCGAAACAACTCCCATTGGTGCGAATGAAACCGAAAATGTCGAAGTGCGACATTGGGGCGATGAATATAAAAGCGATCGCACCGATATTTTGCCTCACTGGGAAATCGGCGAAAAACTAGGCATTCTCAACTTTGAACGTGCAGTCAAAATTGCTCAAGCTCGCTTTGTTAACTTAATTGGTGCAGGAGCAGCCCTAGAACGCGCCTTAATTCAGTTCATGCTGAATACCCATACTGCCAATGGTTATGTCGAAGTTGCGCCACCGCTATTGGTGAATACGGCAAGCATGACGGGCACTGGGCAATTACCGAAGTTTGCCGAAGACCTATTTAAATGTGCAGAAGACGAACTCTGGCTAATTCCCACGGCCGAAGTTCCGATTACGAATTTATATCGAGATGAAATCTTTGATGGAGAGAACCTACCAGTTCATCATTGTGCCTATACACCTTGTTTTCGTCGTGAAGCTGGGAGTTATGGACGCGATACTAGAGGATTAATTCGCTTACATCAGTTCAACAAAGTCGAACTCGTAAAATTTGTCCTTCCCGAGAACTCGTCTGAGGAGCATGAAAAACTAGTCCGCGATGCCGAATCGATTTTGCAAGCCTTAAAGCTTCCCTATCGTCTGGTTGAACTTTGTACTGGCGATATTGGCTTTGGTGCTGCCAAATGTTATGACCTCGAAGTTTGGCTACCGACCGCAAATACCTATCGCGAAATTTCTAGTTGCTCGAATTTCCATGATTTTCAGGCTCGTCGGGCAAATATTCGTTTTAAGAGTAAGGGAAAGAAAGGAACCGAGTTTCTGCATACTCTCAATGGCTCAGGCTTAGCTGTCGGACGTACCATGTCCGCCATTCTCGAAAACTATCAGCAACCTGACGGACGCATCTTAATTCCTGAAGTGCTACAGCCTCTGATGAACAAAGAATATCTTTAA
- a CDS encoding L-threonylcarbamoyladenylate synthase: MATIHKLHPDNPQPRAIAQIVAALRDGAIMLYPTDTVYAIGCDLMSKSAVQRVRQLKQMSNDKPLTFLCSSLSNIAEYADVTNVNYRLMKSLVPGPFTFILPATKLVPKLVLNPKRKTTGIRVPDHGVSQTLIEALGNPIISTSANQSKENLEDEDFMPQSKNGKRRNVCELPKIELFDHFYKLVDLIIDDGSDQTFEVSTIIDLTDDLHPQILRQGLGKFELS; this comes from the coding sequence ATGGCTACGATTCACAAACTGCATCCTGACAATCCACAACCACGTGCGATCGCCCAAATCGTAGCTGCTTTACGCGATGGCGCGATCATGCTCTATCCTACGGATACTGTCTATGCGATCGGTTGTGATCTAATGTCCAAATCTGCTGTGCAACGTGTACGGCAACTCAAGCAAATGTCCAACGACAAACCACTTACTTTTCTCTGCTCTTCTCTTTCTAATATTGCGGAATATGCAGATGTGACGAATGTTAACTATCGACTCATGAAAAGTCTTGTGCCAGGGCCTTTTACATTCATCTTGCCAGCTACTAAGCTTGTACCAAAACTGGTATTAAATCCCAAGCGTAAAACTACAGGGATTCGAGTTCCTGATCATGGCGTATCACAGACGCTTATTGAAGCACTAGGAAATCCAATCATTTCCACTTCTGCGAATCAGTCGAAAGAAAATCTTGAAGATGAAGATTTCATGCCTCAATCTAAGAATGGGAAGCGGCGTAATGTTTGCGAATTACCTAAAATAGAACTCTTTGATCACTTTTACAAATTAGTTGATTTGATCATTGATGATGGTTCTGACCAGACCTTTGAAGTATCCACAATCATTGATTTAACCGATGATCTTCATCCACAGATTTTGCGTCAAGGCTTAGGAAAATTTGAACTTTCTTAA